The genomic DNA GGCCACCACGAGCAGCGCCGAGGCGATCCCGGCCTGGGACAGCGGCACCGCGCGCAGCGCCGCCGACGACAGCGGGCCGATCACCACGCCGAGCCCGAAGCCGGCGATCGCCAGCGACGTATCGAGGGCGGGGAGGAAGCCCAGGTAGTGCGCGGACAGCACGTCGGTGGGCCACTGCGCGATGAGAACGTACCCGCCGGCGGCGACGACCAGGCCGGCCACCGAGACGATCCGGTCGCCGAAGCGCGTGGCGAGGAAGCCGCCGAGGATCGCGCCGACGGGCAGCGCGAGCAGGAACCGGACGAGGGTGAGCACCGCGGCCACGCCGTCGCGCTGCAGCACCATCCGGGCGTAGATCTCGATGTCGACCAGCGTCACCATGAGCGCGGCGCCCGCGCACACCGAGGCGGCGCAGGCGGCGAGGAAGGGCGTGACCCGCATCCCGGACGTCTCGATCAGCTTGACCTGCGCGAACCGCTCCCAGAGCGCGAACAGGACGAACGCGACGGCGGCGCCGAGGAGCAGCCACGCCCCGTTCGGAGGCAGGATGTGCTCGCCGTCGGGCTCGGGGTTGTAGAGGCCGATCACCGACAGGCCCAGCGCGACGGCGAGCAGCAGCCCACCGACCACGTCGACCCTCTGCTTCGACACCGCGCGCTTCGGGACCGTCAGCTGCAGCAGGACCATCGCGAGGAGCGCGAGCGGCACGTTGATCCAGAAGACGACGCGCCAGGCGTCGTCGCGGGGCACCGACGAGAAGTGGTTGTGCACCAGCGTCACCACGCCCACGCCCACGACGGGACCGAGCACGCTGCCCAGTTCCTGCGCCGCGCCGACCCAGCCGAGCACGGCGGCCCGTCGGCGCGCGGACCAGAGGTCGGCGGCGAGGGCGAGCGTCACGGGCAGCAGCGCGCCGCTCGCGACGCCCTGCACCACGCGGCCGGCGAGGACCTCCGGCACCGTGTGGGCGAGCGCGGTGAGCACCGACCCGACGATGAACAGCGCGAGGCTGGCCTGCAGCACGAGGCGACGGCCGAACCGGTCGGAGAGCCGGCCCAGCAGCGGCATCGCCGCGATGTAGCCCAGCAGGTACCAGGTGATGATCGGGGTGGCGAGCTGGATCCGGTTGATGGGGATCTCGACGCTGCGCATGATGTCCTCGAGGACCGAGACCACCACGTAGGTGTCGAGCGCGCCGAGCAGTACCGCGAGTCCCGCGGCGCCCATGGCGACGCCGCGGCCGCGGACGCGGCTCGGCGTGGTCGGCGCCGCGGTGACCGTCACTTCGCGGTCTTCGGGTCGAGCAGGGCGACCTTCTTACCCCAGTCGGACAGCGTCACGGTGAGCGTTCCGGAGTCGAAGCCGACGTTCGCACGGACCAGGTTGTTCGGCGCCGCCTCCTGCACCCAGAAGGTGAGCGGGCGGTCGCCGAGCGCGGCCTTGGGGACGATGCCGGCCAGCGCGGTGCCGGGGATGATGCCGGAGATGCGCACGGCCTCGGTGCCGCCGATCTGCTCGCGGCCCTCGACCTTGGGCTCGCGGACGGACGCGATGAGGTTGGCGATGCCCCGCTCGGGGTCGAGGATGGCGGAGGCGTCGTAGACGTCGACCGCCTTCCCCGTCCGGTTGTACGGCTGCCCCGGGCCGAACTGCACGAAGAGGTCACCGTCGGTGACGATGAACTTCGCCTTGACCGCACTGCGCTGGTAGACGACGTCCGCATCGCCCTGCCCCCCGAGCTTGGGCTGGTCGGTGAGGTAGGCGGAGACGCTCTTGACCGGCAGGTTCGGCACCGTGCCGTCGACGGAGAGGTCCAGCTGCACGTCGTGCAGGTCGCGTGCGGCCTTCGACGATGCGTCGATCAGGGTCTTGGCATCGGGCAGCGGCGCGTCGTTCACCTTCTCCCCGTCGCTCTTCGAGCAGGCGGCCAGGAGCCCGAGAACGGCGAGGAGGGCCACCACCGTGGAGGCGAGGCGGAGCGCCGTGTGGCGAGTGTTACGCACGATCATGCGGCCAATGCTAAGTCACAAGCGCAAAGCTGGGACGATGGAGAGCGTGCCCCAGTCCCAGGATCCCCGCGCCGAGCACCGTCGGCTGTACCCCCGCGTGACCAGTTTCCGGTCCCGCCGCGCCTCCCTCACCCCCGCCCAGCAACTGGCGATGGACACGGGCTGGGAGACGCTCGGCCGGGACATCCCGCCTGCCACCCCGCTTCCCGACGGTGCGCCCGACGGCGCGCCCGGGACGTTCCCGACGCCGTCGCACCCGCTGGACGCGGAGGCCTGGTTCGGGCGGAAGGCCCCGCTCATCGTGGAGATCGGCTCCGGCACCGGCACGTCGACGTGGGCGATGGCGCAGGCCGAGCCCGAGAACGACGTGGTGGCCGTCGAGGTGTACCTGCCGGGCATCGCGCAGCTCGTCGGCGCCGTGCAGCGCGCGGAGCTGACGAACGTGCGGGTGATCAGGGGCGACGGGGTCGCCGTGCTCGAGGACATGATCGAGCCCGGGTCGCTCACGGGGGTGCGCGTGTACTTCCCGGACCCGTGGCCGAAGGCCCGTCACCACAAGCGCCGGCTGCTGCAGCCGCGCATGTTCTCGCTGATCGCGGACCGTCTCCGTGTCGGAGGGATTCTGCACGTGGCTACGGATCATGCAGACTATGCAGAGGCGATTGCGGAGACCGCACCCTTGGAGCCGCTGCTGCGGCCCGTCGTGCTGCCGCCGCGGCTCGCCGATGCCGGGCTGCCGATCTCCGTCGACCGCCCGGTGACCAAGTTCCAGGACAAGGCCGCGCAGGTGGGCCGCGAGATCCACGAGTTCGTGTGGGAGCGCGTGGAGGAAGGAGAGGTGCGGTGACTTCGCTCGACGCACCCGCCGACCCGCAGCTCGACGTGGCCAAGCGTGTCCTGCTCGTGTGGGACGCGCCCAACCTCGACATGGGGCTGGGGTCGATCCTCGGCGGCCGCCCGACGGCGGCCCACCGCCCGCGCTTCGACGCGCTGGGCCGGTGGCTGCTGGAGTACACGGCCGGCCTGGAATCGGACATCGACACCCGGCTCGAGCCCGAGGCCACCGTCTTCACCAACATCGCTCCGGGCACGGCCGACGTGGTCCGGCCCTGGGTCGAGGCCCTGCGCAACGTGGGCTACGCCGTCTTCGCCAAGCCCAAGATCGACGAGGACAGCGATGTCGACGAGGACATGCTCGACCACATCGATGTCCGGCGGTACTCGCCGGGCCTCGGCGGGCTGCTCGTCGCCTCCGCGGACGGCCAGGCCTTCCGGGAGCCGCTGGAGGAGATCTCCGCAAGCGGCGTACCGGTAACCGTCCTCGGGTTCCGTGAGCACGCCGCCTGGGCGCTGGCGTCCCCTACTCTGGAGTTCGTCGATCTCGAGGACATCGCCGGGGTGTTCCGCGAGCCGCTGCCACGGGTGAGCCTCGATTCGCTGCCCGACGAGGGTGCGTGGCTGCAGCCGTTCCGTCCCCTGTCCTCGCTACTTTCGAGCCGGGCCTAGCCCTAGAACCGGTTCACCGGAAAGGAATTTTCGCTTGTTCGCAGCTATAGGACGCTTCACGTACGCGTTCCGATACACGATCATCGCGGTCCTCTTCGTGTCCATCGCCGCGACCGGCGTCTGGGGCTTCCTCGGGCTCGGCGCCAAGACCAAGATGAACGGCCTCTACGACGAGGCCAGTGACTCCGTGGCGTCGGCCCAGGTCACCGACAAGGCGAACGGCCGCGAGATGCAGCCCGACATCCTGGTGCTCATCAAGCCCGCGGAGGGCAAGAAGATCTCCGACGAGGACGTCATGAAGGCGGTCGCGAAGACCCGCGAGGACGTCCTGGCGAAGTTCGCGACCGGTGACGACGCCAAGCTGAACCCGCTCAACGAGAAGGATCCGCAGGAGAGCTCCCTCAGCTACACGATGTTCGCGCCGGGCGCGCCCCAGGCGAACGACGGGTTGTACAAGAAGTTCACCCGCACCGACGCCGACGGCGGTACCTGGGGCTTCTTCACCCTGCCGATGAAGTCGGCGGACGACACCCAGCGCGGCAAGGACTGGGTGGAGATCCAGAAGCCGCTCATGGAGATCCTCCAGTCGGACGCGAACAAGGCGACCTTCGAGGCGCGTGTCGGCGGCCTGGTACCGGTGACCTCCGAGGTCACGGAGGGCGTGCAGAAGGACCAGAAGAAGGCCGAGATCATCGCGCTGCCGCTCGTCGCGATCGTGCTGTTCTTCGTCTACGGCGGCATCGTGGCCGCGGTGCTGCCGATGATCATCGGTGTGCTGACGATCGGCGCCGCGATGGCGGTCGCCTCGGTGATGGCCGATTTCACGGACGTCAACCTGTTCGTCGGGCCGATCATCTCCCTCATCGGCCTGGGCATCGCCCACGACTACGGCCTGTTCATGGTCTCCCGGTTCCGGGAGGAATTGGACGAGGGGTACGACACACCGACGGCGGTCAGACGCACGGTCATGACCGCCGGCAGAACGGTGGTCATGTCCTCGCTGCTCATCGTCGCGGCTCTCGCGTGTCTCTACATCTCCCCGCTGGGCCTGCTCACGTCGATGGCCACGGGTGCGCTGCTGGGCGTGTTCATCGCCGCGCTGCTCTCGCTGGTCCTGCTGCCCGCGATGCTCGGCGTCCTCGGCCCGCGGGTCTTCGCGCTCAGCTTCCACTGGTTCCTCACGATCTTCGACAAGTGGAACCTGCCGCTGATCGGCGGCGTCATCCACTGGGCCGCGGAGAAGACGGGCCGCGCGAAGACCAAGGCCAACATCGAGGCCGGCATGTGGGGCAAGGTGACCGACGCGGTCATGAAGCGCCCGAAGACCGCCATCGTCGCCGTCGTGACGCTGCTGCTCGCGATCTGCATCCCGATCGTCGGGCTGCAGTTCGGCGGCATCTCGCAGACCTATCTGCCGCCGACCAACGAGACCCGGCAGACGCAGGACAAGTTCCAGGAGCTGTTCCCGGACAACACGGGCCAGCCGGTCAAGATCGTGTTCACCAACGCCAGCGACGAGCAGATCAAGCAGGTGCTCGACGAGGCGAACAAGATCCCCGGCTTCACGCACTCGAACCCCGCTGACCCGAACTCCGCGCGGTTCAGCGCGGCGACCGACGCCGTCTCCACCGCCAAGGGCACCTCGGACAAGCTCGTCGTCCGCGGCCAGGAGGTCTCGGTACGGGTGTCGAACGGCAGCATGCAGGATCCGAACGACACCAAGGCCGTCGGGGAGGCGGTGGCCGCGCTCCGCTCCATCAAGATGGACGGCGCGGACCCGAGCAAGGGCGTCGGCTTCCTGGTCGGCGGCATGCCGGTGCTGCAGTACGACTCGATCGACTCGATGATCAGCCTGTTGCCCAACCTGATGGTGCTGCTGGTCCTGGTCACCACGCTCGCGATGTTCCTGGCGTTCGGGTCGCTGACGCTGCCGATCAAGGCCGTGCTCATGTCGCTCCTGTCGCTGGGCTCGACGCTGGGCTTCCTGACCTGGATGTTCGTCGAGGGTCACGGTGGCGACCTGTTCAACTTCACCGGCGGCCCGATGATGGCGCCCGTGCTGGTGCTGGTGATCGCGGTGGTCTTCGGCCTCAGTACGGACTACGAGGTCTTCGTGATCTCCCGCATGATCGAGGAACGCGCGGGCGGTGCCACCACGAACCAGGCGATCCGCGCCGGCACGGCCAACACGGGCCGGATCATCACCGCGGCCGCGATCCTGCTGGCCTGCGTCGCGGCGGCGTTCGCCACGTCCGACCTGGTGATGCTGAAGTACGTCTCCTTCGGCCTGATCTTCGCGCTGCTCATCGACGCGACCGTGGTCCGCATGGTGCTCGTGCCGGCGGTGATGAAGCTGCTCGGCGACGACTCCTGGTGGGCGCCGGTGTGGATGCGCAAGATCCAGGAGGCGGTGGGCCTCGGCGAGACCTCGCTGCCGGCCGAGACCCGCGACGGCCGCCCGCTGTCGTCGGTCAAGCCCGCCTCCGCGGCCCCCGGCAAGGCAGCCCCGGAGCTGGTCGGTGCGGGTGCACCGGCCTCCGCCACGCGGGCGCCCGCGGCGCCCGACGACGGCCGGCTCCACCCGCCGTCGAACCTGCCCGACGTGCGTCCCGCCCGGCCGACCCCGGTCGGCCCCGGTCCGCGCCGTCCGGGCCCGCCGCCCGGCTTCTCGGGCCGGTTGGAACTGCCCCCGCGCCCGTCGGCGCCCACGCAGCGCCCGCCGCAGGACCCGCGCAGTTACCAGCAGCCGGTGCCGGGGCGCGGCGGACCGCAGGGGCCGGGCCAGGCGCCCGGGCAGCCCTCGCGGCACCGTCAGGGCCCGCCGCCCGGGCCGCACGGAGCCGGCCCGCAGGGCCCGCGCCCGAGTGGTCCGATCGGTCCCGGGCCGAGCGGCCCGATGCCGCGACAGCAGCGCCCGGGCGGCCCGCAGGGGCCACAGGGCGGTCCGCAGGGTCCGCGCCAGCCGTACCCGCCCCGCCCGCAGGGGCCGGGAGGACCGCAGGGTCCGCGCCCGCAGGGTCCGACCGGTGAGGGTCCGCGCCCGCAGCCCGGTCGCCGGCACTCCGAGGACTGATCCCGCACGACCGACGAGCCCCGATCCCCTCCCGGGATCGGGGCTCGTCGCGTATTCCGGTCCGCGGCGCCGCGCAGTAGGCTCGCTGATCATGGCGGGGAACGACCAGGACCTGGAGATCGCCGGGTACCGGGTGATCGATCGGCTGGGCGCCGGCGGCATGGGGCAGGTCTTCCTGGTGGCCCATCCGCGGCTGCCGCGCAGCGACGCGCTCAAGCTGCTCGACGGTGCCGTCTCCTCCAGCGAGGAGTTCCAGGCGCGGTTCATCCACGAGGCGGACCTGCTGGCGCCGCTCTCGCACCCGAACATCGTGCACCTCTACGACCGCGGGCGGCTCGACGACGGCCGCCTGTGGCTGACGATGGAGTACCTGCAGGGCACCGACGCCAAGCAGTTGCTGCGCGAGCGCGGCCCGCTGCCGCTGGCGCTGGTCGCCGAGATCGTCAGCGGCGTGGCCGCTGCCCTGGATTACGCGTACGAGGACTTCGCGATCACCCACCGCGACGTCAAACCCGCGAACGTGCTGGTCCGCCTGCGAAACGGGCGGGTGAGCGCGGTGAAACTCGTCGACTTCGGCATCGCCAAGGCCTCCACGGAGGCCAGCTCACTGACGGTCACGGGAACGACCGTCGGGACGCTCGGATACCTCTCCCCCGAGGCGATCAACGGCGTCGAGCTCGACAACCGGACCGACCTGTACTCCCTGGCGACCGCCGCTTTCGAGTTGCTCACGGGCGCACCGCCCTTCGCGGGCACCACGATCGCCGCTGTGATGGGCGCGCACCTGTACCAGCCGGTCCCGGCGCTGCACCTGCGCGGCCCCGGCCTGCCGCCGGAGCTGGACGCGGTCTTCGAGCGCGCCCTCGCCAAGGACCCCACCGAGCGGTACGCGACGAGCGGCGAGTTCGCGGCGGCGCTGGCGGCGATCGCGGCCGCCGCTCCCGATGCCCGTGCCGCGGCCCCGTCGGATGAGGACGAGGTGGATCCGCACTACGCGGCGACCACCGTGCGGCAGGCCGGTCCCGGCGACGACGATGCGACCACCGTCCTGCCTCCCAGCTCTGTCCCCGCGGCGCCCGCGATCGTCGGCGGGACCCCCGCCGTCGAGCTGCGCCGCGGCGAGACCGTCGACCTGCCGGCCGCCGCCGAGCAGCGCCTCCTGGTGACGCCGCCCCGCTCGCGTGCTGAGAGCGACCTGTTCGCGCTGGTCGTGGACGGTGACGCGCGTGTCCTGAGCGAGCAGCACCTGGTGTTCTACAACAATCCCCGCGATCCGGGCGGCATCGCCGCGCTCACGCCGGGAGACGACGCGGGCCTCGTCCTCGTGCCGCGCCTGCTGCCGCCCGGCGCCCGGATCGTGGTCGCGGTCGCATCCGACGCACCCGAACCCACCCGCCCGACGGTGCCGGCCGTCACCGTCGAGTGCGAGGGCGGCGCGTGGGCGGTCCCGACGGCGCCCGAGCCCGGCCTGCGCGCGGCCGTGCTGTGCGAG from Tsukamurella paurometabola includes the following:
- a CDS encoding protein kinase domain-containing protein; this translates as MAGNDQDLEIAGYRVIDRLGAGGMGQVFLVAHPRLPRSDALKLLDGAVSSSEEFQARFIHEADLLAPLSHPNIVHLYDRGRLDDGRLWLTMEYLQGTDAKQLLRERGPLPLALVAEIVSGVAAALDYAYEDFAITHRDVKPANVLVRLRNGRVSAVKLVDFGIAKASTEASSLTVTGTTVGTLGYLSPEAINGVELDNRTDLYSLATAAFELLTGAPPFAGTTIAAVMGAHLYQPVPALHLRGPGLPPELDAVFERALAKDPTERYATSGEFAAALAAIAAAAPDARAAAPSDEDEVDPHYAATTVRQAGPGDDDATTVLPPSSVPAAPAIVGGTPAVELRRGETVDLPAAAEQRLLVTPPRSRAESDLFALVVDGDARVLSEQHLVFYNNPRDPGGIAALTPGDDAGLVLVPRLLPPGARIVVAVASDAPEPTRPTVPAVTVECEGGAWAVPTAPEPGLRAAVLCEAYHRDTADGRVLRLRAIAQGWTDGVAALVRGYGVEVDEGA
- a CDS encoding NYN domain-containing protein; translated protein: MTSLDAPADPQLDVAKRVLLVWDAPNLDMGLGSILGGRPTAAHRPRFDALGRWLLEYTAGLESDIDTRLEPEATVFTNIAPGTADVVRPWVEALRNVGYAVFAKPKIDEDSDVDEDMLDHIDVRRYSPGLGGLLVASADGQAFREPLEEISASGVPVTVLGFREHAAWALASPTLEFVDLEDIAGVFREPLPRVSLDSLPDEGAWLQPFRPLSSLLSSRA
- a CDS encoding MFS transporter, which produces MTVTAAPTTPSRVRGRGVAMGAAGLAVLLGALDTYVVVSVLEDIMRSVEIPINRIQLATPIITWYLLGYIAAMPLLGRLSDRFGRRLVLQASLALFIVGSVLTALAHTVPEVLAGRVVQGVASGALLPVTLALAADLWSARRRAAVLGWVGAAQELGSVLGPVVGVGVVTLVHNHFSSVPRDDAWRVVFWINVPLALLAMVLLQLTVPKRAVSKQRVDVVGGLLLAVALGLSVIGLYNPEPDGEHILPPNGAWLLLGAAVAFVLFALWERFAQVKLIETSGMRVTPFLAACAASVCAGAALMVTLVDIEIYARMVLQRDGVAAVLTLVRFLLALPVGAILGGFLATRFGDRIVSVAGLVVAAGGYVLIAQWPTDVLSAHYLGFLPALDTSLAIAGFGLGVVIGPLSSAALRAVPLSQAGIASALLVVARMSGMLIGVAALTTFGFYRLNSILDSMPPIAPQGSFVETGLAVFRQTQEAYGRMFGEVFGVTAGICLVGAVIAAFVAGGRNESEQSATVDGEALVPSR
- the trmB gene encoding tRNA (guanosine(46)-N7)-methyltransferase TrmB; the protein is MESVPQSQDPRAEHRRLYPRVTSFRSRRASLTPAQQLAMDTGWETLGRDIPPATPLPDGAPDGAPGTFPTPSHPLDAEAWFGRKAPLIVEIGSGTGTSTWAMAQAEPENDVVAVEVYLPGIAQLVGAVQRAELTNVRVIRGDGVAVLEDMIEPGSLTGVRVYFPDPWPKARHHKRRLLQPRMFSLIADRLRVGGILHVATDHADYAEAIAETAPLEPLLRPVVLPPRLADAGLPISVDRPVTKFQDKAAQVGREIHEFVWERVEEGEVR
- a CDS encoding MMPL family transporter codes for the protein MFAAIGRFTYAFRYTIIAVLFVSIAATGVWGFLGLGAKTKMNGLYDEASDSVASAQVTDKANGREMQPDILVLIKPAEGKKISDEDVMKAVAKTREDVLAKFATGDDAKLNPLNEKDPQESSLSYTMFAPGAPQANDGLYKKFTRTDADGGTWGFFTLPMKSADDTQRGKDWVEIQKPLMEILQSDANKATFEARVGGLVPVTSEVTEGVQKDQKKAEIIALPLVAIVLFFVYGGIVAAVLPMIIGVLTIGAAMAVASVMADFTDVNLFVGPIISLIGLGIAHDYGLFMVSRFREELDEGYDTPTAVRRTVMTAGRTVVMSSLLIVAALACLYISPLGLLTSMATGALLGVFIAALLSLVLLPAMLGVLGPRVFALSFHWFLTIFDKWNLPLIGGVIHWAAEKTGRAKTKANIEAGMWGKVTDAVMKRPKTAIVAVVTLLLAICIPIVGLQFGGISQTYLPPTNETRQTQDKFQELFPDNTGQPVKIVFTNASDEQIKQVLDEANKIPGFTHSNPADPNSARFSAATDAVSTAKGTSDKLVVRGQEVSVRVSNGSMQDPNDTKAVGEAVAALRSIKMDGADPSKGVGFLVGGMPVLQYDSIDSMISLLPNLMVLLVLVTTLAMFLAFGSLTLPIKAVLMSLLSLGSTLGFLTWMFVEGHGGDLFNFTGGPMMAPVLVLVIAVVFGLSTDYEVFVISRMIEERAGGATTNQAIRAGTANTGRIITAAAILLACVAAAFATSDLVMLKYVSFGLIFALLIDATVVRMVLVPAVMKLLGDDSWWAPVWMRKIQEAVGLGETSLPAETRDGRPLSSVKPASAAPGKAAPELVGAGAPASATRAPAAPDDGRLHPPSNLPDVRPARPTPVGPGPRRPGPPPGFSGRLELPPRPSAPTQRPPQDPRSYQQPVPGRGGPQGPGQAPGQPSRHRQGPPPGPHGAGPQGPRPSGPIGPGPSGPMPRQQRPGGPQGPQGGPQGPRQPYPPRPQGPGGPQGPRPQGPTGEGPRPQPGRRHSED
- a CDS encoding LppX_LprAFG lipoprotein translates to MIVRNTRHTALRLASTVVALLAVLGLLAACSKSDGEKVNDAPLPDAKTLIDASSKAARDLHDVQLDLSVDGTVPNLPVKSVSAYLTDQPKLGGQGDADVVYQRSAVKAKFIVTDGDLFVQFGPGQPYNRTGKAVDVYDASAILDPERGIANLIASVREPKVEGREQIGGTEAVRISGIIPGTALAGIVPKAALGDRPLTFWVQEAAPNNLVRANVGFDSGTLTVTLSDWGKKVALLDPKTAK